The Leptospira mtsangambouensis genomic sequence TAAACGAGAGACTTCCAATTCATACGCTTTTAGAATTTTCATATCTTCATCCAAACGTTTTGGATAATAAGGGATGTCATTTTCATCCGTTTCTTTGCTGTACTCCTCAAAATAGATGGTTTTTGGATGTGATTCCCAAGGAGTAAAATGTTTGTGTTCGTGTACTCGAGTGTAAGGGACTTTTTCATCAGCGTAATTGATCACTGGATTTCCTTGGAAATCTCCCTCCGTTCGGTGTTCTTTAAAATATACTGTCCGGTATCCTAGTCGACCATGCCGAAATGAAAAATAGGCATCAATGGGACCTGTGTAAAATATATGGTCATATTCTGAGCTTTGATCAGACTCACCCAAAAAACGTTTTTCCAATTGAATCTTTATATTTGGATGATCCAACATCTTTTGAATGATCGCAGAGTATCCCTCTTCAGGAATCCCTTGATAGATATCATTATAGTAGTTATCATCATAATTAAAACGAACCGGAAGTCTTTTTAAAATCGATGCCGGCAAGTTCCGAGGTTCTGTCCCCCATTGTTTCTTTGTATATCCGTAAAAAAAAGCTTTGTACAATTCTTCACCAACAAACTTCTTTGCTTGGTCTTCAAAAGTTTTTGGATCATCGATTGATGAATCACCTTTTGATTTTATCCAATTCTTTGCTTCTTCCGGCCCAAATGCCTTTCCATAAAATTGATTGATGGTATGTAAATTGATAGGCAGAGAATATACCTGGCCCATATAAATCGATTTCACTCGATTGACAAATGGTCGAAAAACTCCAAATGAATTTACATATTGCCAAACTTTTTCATTACTCGTATGAAAAATATGAGGCCCATATTGATGGACCATCACATTTGTTTCAGGATCACGTTCGGTATGACAATTACCACCGATATGATTTCTCTCATCTATCACATCGATAGAATATTTTCCTGTTTTAGCAAGGGTATTGGCAATGACAGCGCCAGAAAAACCGGCACCAACGATCAGTATTTTCTTCATAAAACTCGATTTGGTAATATTCTTAAAATTTGAAAAATAATAGCTTTTAATACGTTAAGTAACCATGTCCGTATCGCAGAAACTGCCCTAAGGAAAAATGGTGTAGATTCAAGGTTATGCTTTGATCCGAAAAAAGAAACGATCTGTTTCCATTGTGAATCCGTCCATCGAAGAGATGTTAACTTTTCAATAAATCTTTGCGAATGAATTTTCCCTTCATGGAAGACCAAACGACATTCGCGAGCAAACTCAACATCAGAATTTAAAAACTTAGCCATAATTTCTTCTAGTTCAGTTACTCCCCTACCAACATTTTTAGTAGAAAGACCACCAAGTGAATAATGGACTACTGATTCCTTTACGATCTGGCCTTGGTATCCATTCTTTATCACACGAAACATAAAATCTACATCTGCTGAATATCGGTATCGAATATCAAATCCACCTAATTTAGAATAAACAGTCTTTTTACAAAGATAAGCTTGATGATTGGAAGGATTCCCAATAAAAAAATCAAAATCAGTTAAAGTTTTTGGTCTCCATACCTTCAGACCAAACAACATACTAGC encodes the following:
- a CDS encoding glycosyltransferase family 2 protein, producing MNYKKPVVSIITVVRNAEDTILRTIHSALSQKNVSFEVFVWDGLSTDRTVEKLESVKDQIRFYSGKDSGVYDAMNQSLALAKGEWILFLNADDYFLDEHALEKLVSKTYDKKCDYVCGSASMLFGLKVWRPKTLTDFDFFIGNPSNHQAYLCKKTVYSKLGGFDIRYRYSADVDFMFRVIKNGYQGQIVKESVVHYSLGGLSTKNVGRGVTELEEIMAKFLNSDVEFARECRLVFHEGKIHSQRFIEKLTSLRWTDSQWKQIVSFFGSKHNLESTPFFLRAVSAIRTWLLNVLKAIIFQILRILPNRVL
- the glf gene encoding UDP-galactopyranose mutase; amino-acid sequence: MKKILIVGAGFSGAVIANTLAKTGKYSIDVIDERNHIGGNCHTERDPETNVMVHQYGPHIFHTSNEKVWQYVNSFGVFRPFVNRVKSIYMGQVYSLPINLHTINQFYGKAFGPEEAKNWIKSKGDSSIDDPKTFEDQAKKFVGEELYKAFFYGYTKKQWGTEPRNLPASILKRLPVRFNYDDNYYNDIYQGIPEEGYSAIIQKMLDHPNIKIQLEKRFLGESDQSSEYDHIFYTGPIDAYFSFRHGRLGYRTVYFKEHRTEGDFQGNPVINYADEKVPYTRVHEHKHFTPWESHPKTIYFEEYSKETDENDIPYYPKRLDEDMKILKAYELEVSRLSNVTFLGRLATYRYLDMHHIIEEALDCAEKFINKQS